From Candidatus Binatia bacterium, a single genomic window includes:
- a CDS encoding Rieske (2Fe-2S) protein, producing MSAAAAIYERELDASTERIWENVLDWEHLPYLHAQAFAGIRVESADAGGWKAEVELPGTPGNFATVDVRLDRPSLRYTTRTLAGSGAGTEITTSLFPREERRTGIRVEFHVPWAPRSAAEAIGAAYRGLYVTLWDQDEAMMRERQRVLDAAAAVSPGENERSLVLGRVHDLASRLPLDVGLAGRRFRVVSIDGRLHAYDLRCPHLGGPLGEGTLHGCEAVCPWHGYRFDVRTGQSCDGRGLRLGAAARIDVDACGGDVTLRLP from the coding sequence GTGAGCGCAGCTGCTGCCATCTACGAGCGCGAGCTCGACGCTTCGACCGAGCGCATCTGGGAGAACGTGCTCGACTGGGAGCACCTGCCGTACCTTCATGCCCAGGCCTTCGCGGGCATTCGCGTAGAAAGCGCCGATGCCGGCGGCTGGAAAGCCGAAGTGGAGCTACCCGGCACGCCGGGAAATTTCGCGACAGTCGACGTTCGCCTGGACCGGCCGAGCCTGCGCTACACCACGCGCACGCTCGCCGGCAGCGGCGCGGGCACCGAGATCACGACGAGCCTTTTCCCTCGCGAGGAGCGTCGCACGGGCATTCGCGTCGAATTCCACGTGCCGTGGGCGCCGCGGTCTGCTGCCGAAGCGATCGGCGCCGCCTACCGCGGGCTTTACGTGACGCTGTGGGACCAGGACGAGGCGATGATGCGCGAGCGCCAGCGGGTGCTCGACGCGGCGGCCGCTGTCAGTCCGGGTGAAAACGAGCGCAGCCTCGTCCTCGGACGAGTGCATGACCTGGCCTCGCGGCTTCCGTTGGATGTCGGGCTTGCGGGCCGCCGCTTTCGCGTCGTTTCGATCGACGGCCGGCTCCACGCCTACGACCTGCGCTGCCCGCATCTCGGCGGACCTCTCGGCGAGGGCACGCTGCACGGATGCGAAGCGGTCTGTCCCTGGCATGGCTACCGTTTCGACGTGCGCACCGGGCAGAGCTGCGACGGGCGAGGGCTGCGGCTCGGTGCGGCGGCGCGCATCGACGTCGACGCCTGCGGCGGCGACGTCACGCTGAGGCTGCCGTGA
- a CDS encoding nuclear transport factor 2 family protein yields the protein MDSPNDNKQVVRRYFAAVDAGDMQTITSLLDESASFWVPPSLPDGVVFRGRDNVLKLFTQSVGLYDTSAGLTVQIHTLTADEDRVAAELQIRGRAAAGGEDYENWYHFLFRIRDGRIIEIREHLDSLYAYRKLFIPAGITERSHCSWLP from the coding sequence ATGGATTCGCCGAACGACAACAAGCAGGTCGTGCGCCGCTATTTTGCAGCGGTCGATGCGGGGGACATGCAGACGATCACTTCGCTGCTCGACGAGAGCGCGAGCTTCTGGGTGCCGCCGTCGCTGCCCGACGGAGTGGTGTTTCGCGGACGCGACAACGTGCTCAAGCTGTTCACGCAGTCGGTGGGGCTCTACGACACCAGTGCGGGCCTCACGGTGCAGATCCACACGCTGACAGCCGACGAAGACCGCGTGGCAGCCGAGCTGCAGATCCGCGGCCGGGCGGCCGCAGGCGGCGAAGACTACGAGAACTGGTACCACTTCCTGTTCCGGATCCGCGACGGCCGCATCATCGAGATCCGCGAGCACCTCGATTCGCTCTATGCATATCGAAAGCTGTTCATCCCCGCCGGCATCACCGAAAGGAGCCACTGCAGCTGGTTGCCCTGA
- a CDS encoding acyl-CoA synthetase, translated as MEFNLAAIHEAVSEADPDRECILWRDRRLSYDQVTDRTRRLANWLAARGLGIRTERSSLQGWESGQSHLALYLYNCNEYLEGMLGAFKARVAPFNVNYRYVEEELVYLLRDSGAEAMIYHAALAPTLAKVLPSLPQLRILLQVADESGNALLPGAVDYEEALASSSARRPDLDWSPDDLYILYTGGTTGMPKGVLWRQSDIYFAALGGTLPGAGEHESMQSVLSMASGGPRMLPAPPFMHGAAHWAALNTMNSGGTVVIQRDTVRFDPDDIWRVVEREKAQGLLIVGDAFARPLLDQLRRAAYDLSSLGLLVSGGAVLNVGIKEEILAALPDVMIFDGIGSSETGSQAANMSSKGMGTSTGSFLPQPGNCVLSEDLGRVLAPGDTEMGWFAKAGRVPLGYLGDQAKTERTFPVKDGVRYSVPGDRARHLASGLIEVLGRDSVTINSGGEKIFAEEVEQALKHHPSVYDVVVCGRPSERWGQEVVAVVALRSGENASEQSLLEEAARRLARYKLPKVFVFRDEILRSPSGKADYRWAREQAVAQT; from the coding sequence ATGGAATTCAACCTGGCGGCAATTCACGAGGCCGTCTCCGAGGCCGATCCCGACCGCGAATGCATCCTGTGGCGGGATCGTCGCCTGAGCTATGATCAGGTCACCGACCGCACCCGGCGCCTGGCCAACTGGCTCGCCGCCCGCGGCCTCGGCATCCGGACCGAAAGAAGCTCGCTCCAGGGATGGGAGTCGGGCCAGTCGCACCTGGCCCTCTACCTCTACAACTGCAACGAATACCTCGAGGGAATGCTCGGCGCCTTCAAGGCCCGCGTCGCGCCGTTCAACGTCAATTACCGCTACGTCGAGGAGGAGTTGGTCTACCTGCTGCGCGATTCGGGCGCCGAGGCGATGATCTACCACGCCGCGCTTGCTCCAACGCTCGCAAAAGTGCTGCCGTCGCTGCCGCAGCTTCGCATTCTCCTGCAGGTCGCCGACGAATCCGGCAATGCGCTGCTGCCCGGCGCCGTCGATTACGAAGAAGCCCTTGCGTCCTCATCGGCAAGGCGTCCGGATCTCGACTGGTCGCCCGATGACCTCTACATTCTCTACACCGGCGGCACGACGGGTATGCCGAAGGGCGTGCTGTGGAGGCAGTCGGACATCTATTTTGCCGCTCTCGGCGGCACCCTTCCCGGCGCAGGCGAGCACGAAAGCATGCAGTCGGTGCTGTCGATGGCCAGTGGAGGGCCGAGGATGCTTCCGGCTCCGCCGTTCATGCACGGCGCCGCCCACTGGGCTGCACTGAACACGATGAACTCGGGCGGCACCGTCGTGATCCAGCGCGATACCGTCCGCTTCGACCCCGACGACATCTGGAGAGTCGTCGAGCGCGAGAAGGCCCAGGGGCTGCTGATCGTCGGCGATGCGTTTGCGCGCCCGCTTCTCGACCAGCTTCGCCGGGCCGCGTACGACCTTTCGAGCCTTGGCCTTCTCGTCAGCGGCGGCGCGGTTCTCAACGTCGGCATCAAGGAAGAAATCCTTGCGGCACTTCCCGACGTGATGATCTTCGACGGCATCGGCTCCTCCGAAACCGGAAGCCAGGCTGCGAACATGAGCAGCAAGGGGATGGGCACTTCGACCGGCTCTTTCCTCCCCCAGCCGGGCAACTGCGTGCTGTCGGAAGACCTCGGCCGCGTGCTCGCGCCGGGCGATACCGAAATGGGATGGTTCGCCAAAGCGGGGCGCGTTCCGCTGGGCTACCTCGGCGACCAGGCCAAGACGGAACGAACTTTCCCGGTAAAGGACGGCGTGCGTTACTCGGTGCCCGGAGACCGAGCGCGCCATCTGGCAAGCGGCCTCATCGAGGTGCTCGGCCGCGACTCGGTGACGATCAACTCCGGCGGCGAGAAGATTTTTGCCGAAGAAGTCGAGCAGGCGCTCAAGCATCACCCGTCGGTCTACGACGTCGTTGTCTGCGGCAGGCCGAGCGAGCGCTGGGGCCAGGAAGTGGTTGCGGTCGTCGCGCTGCGAAGCGGCGAGAACGCGAGCGAGCAGTCCCTGCTCGAGGAGGCGGCGCGGCGCCTGGCGCGCTACAAGCTTCCGAAGGTCTTCGTCTTTCGCGACGAGATCCTGCGCAGCCCGAGCGGCAAGGCCGATTACCGCTGGGCCCGCGAGCAGGCCGTGGCGCAAACCTGA
- a CDS encoding lipid-binding SYLF domain-containing protein has translation MQFTPIRVLPILVLGTVLSTALPAASSPAATSRAELDDRVEHASQVFRELRDTPDRQIPDDLIARSRCVAVVPNVLKAAWIFGGRYGRGILSCRTRSGEWSPPVHVMMTGGSFGLQFGASSTDIVLFFMTTDSVRSLLTNRVSLSGEAGVAAGPVGRETAAGTDGRFRAAIYSYARSRGLFLGISLAGGYLGVQREDTDAYYGQRYTTTGILFDGKVTSVPKSAWSFLSSLPGSRVATMRGDAPVAARSAASATAPTVHGPSAAAPVPAPVPGETFIGPPQPIDPGSAYPR, from the coding sequence ATGCAGTTCACGCCGATCCGCGTTCTTCCCATCCTTGTCCTTGGAACCGTTCTGTCGACGGCCCTTCCGGCGGCGTCGTCGCCTGCCGCCACGAGCCGCGCCGAGCTGGACGACAGGGTCGAGCACGCCTCTCAGGTCTTCCGCGAGCTGCGTGACACTCCCGACCGCCAGATTCCCGACGACCTGATCGCACGCAGCCGCTGCGTCGCGGTGGTTCCGAACGTCCTCAAGGCGGCGTGGATCTTCGGCGGCCGCTACGGTCGCGGGATCCTGTCGTGCCGGACGCGCAGCGGAGAATGGAGCCCGCCGGTGCACGTGATGATGACCGGAGGCAGCTTCGGCCTTCAGTTCGGCGCCAGCTCGACCGACATCGTGCTGTTCTTCATGACGACCGACAGCGTGCGGTCGCTGCTCACGAACCGGGTCAGCCTTTCCGGCGAGGCGGGAGTGGCGGCCGGGCCGGTAGGACGCGAGACGGCGGCCGGTACCGATGGCCGCTTCCGTGCGGCGATCTACTCGTATGCCCGCTCGCGCGGGCTGTTTCTCGGCATTTCGCTGGCCGGCGGCTACCTCGGCGTGCAGCGCGAGGATACCGATGCCTATTACGGGCAGCGCTACACGACGACGGGAATCCTGTTCGACGGCAAGGTCACCAGCGTACCGAAGTCGGCGTGGAGTTTTTTGAGCTCCCTGCCCGGATCGCGCGTCGCGACGATGCGCGGTGACGCTCCGGTCGCGGCGCGAAGCGCGGCGTCGGCGACTGCGCCGACCGTGCACGGCCCTTCGGCCGCCGCGCCGGTTCCCGCCCCGGTGCCCGGCGAGACGTTCATCGGCCCTCCCCAGCCGATCGATCCCGGATCAGCCTATCCGCGCTGA
- a CDS encoding VOC family protein, with translation MNCELDHIVLAVRDMEAMLRFYLETVGLAPHRLDQYREGAALFPCARISASALIDLLPRPLWDQGDAVATTFPNLNHFCIAVERSDWAALVARLERDGVAIEAGPMTLSGARGDGTSLYVRDPDGNRLELRYYD, from the coding sequence ATGAACTGCGAGCTCGATCACATCGTGCTTGCGGTCCGGGACATGGAAGCGATGCTGCGCTTCTATCTCGAGACCGTCGGCCTGGCGCCCCACCGCCTCGACCAGTACCGCGAAGGGGCAGCGCTGTTTCCGTGCGCGAGAATCAGCGCCAGCGCGTTGATCGACCTTCTCCCGCGCCCGTTGTGGGACCAGGGCGATGCGGTCGCCACGACGTTCCCGAACCTCAACCACTTCTGCATCGCGGTCGAGCGCAGCGACTGGGCCGCGCTCGTCGCGCGGCTCGAACGCGACGGCGTCGCCATCGAAGCCGGCCCGATGACGCTGTCCGGCGCGCGCGGCGACGGCACCTCGCTCTACGTCCGCGACCCCGACGGAAACCGACTCGAGCTCCGCTATTACGACTAA
- a CDS encoding glutathione S-transferase family protein, with translation MRKVHGVGASPFVRKVRVALAEKGLDYELEPVFPFGVSADFRKISPLGKIPVLQEDDYYLPDSSAILDYLETAYPSPSLYPKDARDRGRAVFLEEYADGGISAKMTGAIFFQRVVGPRFMGQPTDEAVVKKAIDEDAPQVNEYLEAQLAGGQQFFVNGALSIADIAVTSQYVNLAHAGYTVDAARWPNLAAYLDRMISRPSFAGLIAEEKALFGG, from the coding sequence ATGAGAAAGGTACACGGCGTAGGGGCTTCCCCGTTCGTCCGCAAGGTGCGCGTCGCGCTTGCCGAAAAAGGGCTCGACTACGAGCTGGAGCCGGTCTTCCCGTTCGGCGTCAGCGCCGATTTCCGCAAGATCAGCCCTCTCGGCAAGATCCCGGTGCTGCAGGAAGACGACTACTACCTGCCCGACTCCTCGGCCATCCTCGACTACCTCGAGACCGCGTATCCCTCGCCGTCGCTCTATCCGAAGGACGCGCGCGACCGCGGGCGTGCCGTGTTCCTCGAAGAATACGCCGACGGCGGGATCTCGGCGAAAATGACCGGCGCGATCTTTTTCCAGCGCGTCGTGGGACCTCGCTTCATGGGCCAGCCGACCGACGAAGCGGTCGTGAAGAAGGCCATCGACGAGGACGCCCCGCAGGTCAACGAATACCTCGAGGCACAGCTTGCCGGCGGCCAGCAGTTCTTCGTCAACGGAGCGCTTTCCATCGCCGACATCGCGGTGACCAGCCAGTACGTGAACCTCGCGCACGCCGGCTACACGGTCGACGCCGCGCGCTGGCCGAACCTGGCCGCCTACCTCGACCGCATGATAAGCCGCCCGTCTTTCGCCGGCCTGATCGCCGAGGAGAAAGCGCTCTTCGGCGGCTGA
- a CDS encoding glycerophosphodiester phosphodiesterase produces MTYLDGPRPRLFAHRGSSGTAPENTLEAFAEGVAAGADRLELDVHATADGHIVVFHDEELDRTTDAAGSLHSRTLAELRRVDAGFRFEGPAGDFPFRGRGVRIPTLDEVLDAFPGVPLNIEVKHDDGRTVEAFFDVLDRHGARERVLAAAFDDDIIRRVRRVAPRALTSLSAAEVAMFFGVCLSGTRDGYLVPGMALQVPPTHEDLELVCPVFLDMAHDLGMEVHVWTINDESEMERLLDLGVDGLMTDFPARARAVFERKGLRS; encoded by the coding sequence GTGACCTACCTGGACGGTCCGCGCCCCCGGCTTTTCGCGCATCGCGGCTCTTCGGGGACTGCGCCCGAGAACACGCTCGAGGCCTTTGCCGAAGGCGTGGCCGCCGGTGCCGACCGCCTCGAGCTCGACGTGCACGCCACGGCCGACGGCCACATCGTCGTCTTCCACGACGAGGAGTTGGATCGCACGACCGATGCCGCCGGCTCCTTGCATTCGCGCACCCTGGCCGAGCTGCGGCGCGTGGATGCCGGTTTCCGCTTCGAAGGACCGGCGGGCGATTTCCCGTTTCGAGGGCGCGGCGTGCGCATTCCCACGCTGGATGAAGTGCTCGACGCGTTTCCCGGCGTTCCGCTCAACATCGAGGTCAAGCACGACGACGGCCGCACCGTCGAGGCTTTCTTCGACGTGCTCGACCGCCATGGCGCCCGTGAACGCGTGCTGGCGGCGGCCTTCGACGACGACATCATCCGTCGCGTGCGCCGGGTTGCGCCGCGGGCCTTGACGAGTCTTTCGGCCGCCGAAGTCGCGATGTTCTTCGGCGTTTGCCTGTCGGGCACGAGGGACGGTTACCTTGTGCCGGGAATGGCGCTCCAGGTGCCGCCGACCCACGAGGATCTCGAGCTGGTCTGTCCCGTTTTCCTGGACATGGCGCACGACCTCGGGATGGAAGTGCACGTCTGGACGATCAACGACGAGTCGGAGATGGAGCGCTTGCTCGACCTCGGCGTCGACGGGCTCATGACGGATTTCCCGGCGAGGGCGCGCGCGGTGTTCGAGCGCAAGGGGCTGCGATCGTGA
- a CDS encoding TetR/AcrR family transcriptional regulator: protein MAYHHGDLRRALLQGALELLAEGGPAHLTLRGAARRAGVSVAAPYRHFADKRELLAAVAEEGFLALQRACDEALAEAGHDVVARFWRHGMAYVGYAVGNPAHYRVMFGPEIPDKRLYEDLNKAARAAFDSLRDTLQRCAGAGLFPAEQIDMRAMRAWGLVHGLASLFIDGQLNFDEEVDREGFLARVGSVLALEAAILEK from the coding sequence ATGGCCTATCACCACGGAGACCTGCGTCGCGCGCTTTTGCAGGGAGCCCTCGAGCTTCTGGCAGAAGGCGGTCCCGCCCACCTGACGCTCCGGGGGGCGGCGCGCCGCGCAGGTGTGTCGGTCGCTGCGCCGTACCGTCATTTCGCCGACAAGAGGGAACTGCTGGCCGCCGTGGCCGAGGAAGGATTCCTCGCGCTGCAAAGGGCCTGCGACGAGGCCCTGGCAGAAGCGGGACACGACGTCGTCGCACGGTTCTGGCGTCACGGCATGGCCTACGTCGGCTACGCGGTCGGCAATCCCGCGCACTACCGCGTGATGTTCGGGCCGGAGATTCCCGACAAACGTTTGTACGAAGACCTGAACAAGGCGGCGCGCGCGGCGTTCGATTCGCTCCGGGACACGCTGCAGCGATGCGCTGGAGCAGGTCTTTTCCCGGCCGAACAGATCGACATGCGGGCGATGAGGGCGTGGGGACTGGTTCACGGACTGGCGTCCCTGTTCATCGACGGACAGCTCAATTTCGACGAGGAAGTCGATCGCGAAGGTTTCCTCGCGCGGGTGGGCAGCGTACTGGCTCTGGAGGCAGCGATCCTCGAAAAGTGA
- a CDS encoding NAD-dependent epimerase/dehydratase family protein — protein MAEVLLTGATGLLGNAIARLLVADGRTVRALVRSPARAWAVVPEACELVAGDVTDASSVLEATRGCSVVYHASGLPEQWLADEREFDRVNVDGTRNIIAAAKACSVRRLVYASTIDVFRFPPPGRPFDESEIDASPKATAYERSKQVADRLVTDEVTRGLPAVFLHPSGIYGPGPLTSPGTNHLIADLVRGKVPMLLPGAIPMVFSDDVARGHLLAEQHAEIGARYILSESTLSLTEIAAAVRAATGGASRVPPVMPVGVASIVAAVGEFVSGWTGRLPLLPRGQLTFLQYGAVPAADKARRELGWNPRPFSQGLAETLDFLRSSGRI, from the coding sequence ATGGCCGAAGTTTTGCTGACCGGTGCTACGGGCCTGCTGGGCAACGCGATTGCGCGGCTGCTCGTCGCCGACGGTCGCACGGTGCGCGCGCTGGTGCGCTCCCCCGCCCGCGCCTGGGCCGTCGTTCCGGAGGCCTGCGAGCTCGTTGCCGGCGACGTTACCGACGCGAGCTCTGTGCTCGAAGCGACGCGCGGCTGCAGCGTCGTCTACCACGCGTCGGGCCTGCCCGAGCAGTGGCTTGCCGACGAGCGCGAGTTCGATCGTGTCAACGTCGACGGCACGCGCAACATCATCGCTGCGGCGAAGGCGTGCTCGGTGCGCCGCCTCGTCTACGCGAGCACGATCGACGTGTTCCGCTTTCCGCCGCCGGGCCGCCCTTTCGACGAGAGTGAGATCGACGCGTCACCGAAGGCCACGGCGTACGAAAGATCCAAGCAGGTCGCCGATCGCCTCGTCACCGACGAAGTCACCAGAGGCCTTCCGGCAGTGTTCCTGCATCCATCGGGAATCTACGGGCCGGGACCGCTGACTTCGCCCGGCACCAATCACCTCATTGCCGACCTCGTGCGCGGCAAGGTTCCGATGCTGCTTCCCGGCGCGATCCCGATGGTGTTCAGCGATGACGTCGCCCGCGGGCATCTGCTTGCCGAGCAGCACGCCGAGATCGGTGCGCGTTACATTCTGAGCGAATCGACGCTGTCGCTGACGGAGATCGCCGCGGCCGTGCGCGCCGCGACCGGCGGCGCCAGTCGCGTGCCGCCGGTGATGCCGGTCGGGGTGGCGAGCATCGTCGCCGCCGTCGGCGAATTCGTCTCCGGATGGACGGGCCGGCTGCCGCTCTTGCCGCGAGGCCAGCTCACGTTCCTTCAGTACGGCGCCGTGCCCGCGGCGGACAAGGCGCGGAGGGAGCTCGGCTGGAATCCCCGTCCATTTTCACAGGGCCTGGCCGAAACACTGGATTTCCTGCGCTCGAGCGGGCGCATCTGA
- a CDS encoding adenylate/guanylate cyclase domain-containing protein: MTLRRFPNPPLWFWLSFAVALVANRIAGVSAEESIVLMSRVSVFAEEVRANSLQYVMYWQGIAYPSVVVFLYWYLRPVLAWFENGCVQPAPLLVRRRVLSAPLMYAVSGFLAWIVGIPLFIGITLGAYGRWSSELASQHIFTPMINGYLAATISYFVVDRIFRAIVYPKVFPDGGLAGVPGAMVLGVRGRFFQLLLSLSFIPMFVMLGLTRAAVVRLDDPHLHLDPVELLHQLSAASQATFLVYVLVGGVLAVLVTRTVTRSIEEAARALRRVQKGDLNVRVSVESADEIGVLEDGVNQMVAALRDREKILQTFGRVVEPGVRDRLLSGQVGQHGELRRATVMFCDLRGFTAYSEANGAEEAVATLNEFFTVTTAWVRECGGIVDKFIGDAALVVFGLLDDDRSIAAAEHAAASAMRCALGLEDRLLELNVHRRADGRDPLAVTIAIHSGEVVAGVIGSVDRHEYTVIGDTVNVASRLQQAAKDYGGIVASEEALALARAGGLEAPVRVSDSVNLRGRREPVVLHALGFPGRVSVASA, encoded by the coding sequence GTGACGCTGCGCCGCTTCCCGAATCCGCCGCTGTGGTTCTGGCTGAGTTTCGCGGTCGCGCTCGTCGCCAACCGCATCGCCGGCGTCTCGGCCGAAGAGTCGATCGTGCTGATGTCGCGGGTCAGCGTTTTCGCCGAGGAGGTGCGGGCCAACAGCCTGCAGTACGTGATGTACTGGCAGGGCATCGCGTATCCGTCGGTCGTCGTGTTCCTGTACTGGTACCTGCGGCCCGTGCTGGCGTGGTTCGAGAACGGGTGCGTGCAGCCGGCGCCGCTTCTCGTGCGCCGCCGCGTCCTCAGCGCACCGCTGATGTACGCGGTCTCCGGCTTCCTCGCGTGGATCGTCGGCATTCCGCTGTTCATCGGCATCACGCTCGGTGCATACGGACGCTGGTCGTCGGAGCTGGCTTCCCAGCACATCTTCACGCCGATGATCAACGGCTACCTTGCGGCGACCATCTCCTACTTCGTCGTCGACCGCATTTTCCGCGCGATCGTCTATCCCAAGGTTTTTCCCGACGGAGGCCTGGCCGGCGTGCCCGGCGCGATGGTACTCGGCGTGCGCGGCCGCTTCTTCCAGCTGCTGCTCTCGCTGTCGTTCATCCCGATGTTCGTGATGCTCGGCCTCACGCGCGCCGCCGTGGTACGCCTGGACGACCCGCACCTGCACCTGGATCCCGTCGAGCTTCTGCACCAGCTGAGCGCGGCCAGCCAGGCGACGTTCCTCGTCTACGTGCTGGTGGGCGGCGTGCTTGCGGTGCTGGTCACGCGCACGGTGACGCGGTCGATCGAAGAAGCCGCGCGCGCGCTGCGGCGCGTGCAGAAGGGCGACCTCAACGTGCGCGTCAGCGTCGAGTCGGCCGACGAGATCGGCGTGCTCGAGGACGGCGTCAACCAGATGGTCGCCGCGCTGCGCGACCGCGAGAAGATCCTGCAGACGTTCGGCCGCGTCGTCGAGCCGGGCGTGCGCGACCGCCTGCTCAGCGGCCAGGTAGGCCAGCACGGCGAGCTGCGCCGAGCCACGGTGATGTTCTGCGACCTTCGCGGCTTTACCGCGTATTCCGAAGCCAACGGTGCCGAAGAAGCGGTGGCGACGCTGAACGAGTTCTTCACCGTCACCACCGCGTGGGTACGCGAGTGCGGCGGTATCGTCGACAAGTTCATCGGCGATGCGGCGCTCGTCGTCTTCGGTCTCCTCGACGACGATCGCTCGATCGCGGCGGCCGAGCATGCGGCGGCCTCTGCGATGCGCTGCGCTCTCGGCCTCGAGGACCGTCTTCTCGAGCTCAACGTGCACCGTCGCGCCGACGGCCGCGACCCGCTTGCCGTCACCATCGCGATCCACAGCGGCGAAGTCGTCGCCGGCGTCATCGGATCGGTCGACCGTCACGAGTACACGGTGATCGGCGACACCGTCAACGTTGCCTCGCGCCTGCAGCAGGCGGCCAAGGACTACGGCGGCATCGTCGCATCGGAGGAAGCCCTTGCGCTGGCCCGCGCCGGCGGCCTCGAAGCGCCGGTGCGCGTCAGCGATTCGGTGAACCTGCGCGGCCGGCGCGAGCCCGTCGTTCTGCACGCGCTTGGCTTTCCCGGGCGCGTCTCGGTGGCCAGCGCGTGA
- a CDS encoding PQQ-dependent sugar dehydrogenase, with product MLVTLGDATSALADTAADRCAGAKEKAAGRYGLGLLQCQSAATRANTTVSIDCTSKASGKLTTSFGKAETAGGCVTSSDSGTIATAVGNDVQAIVSALAPDDNDAARQCAATKMKAAGKQYGGRLSCYSKGALQSSGPSIDCLGATSEKLTSVFSKADNHGGCTAVGDSDLIEGLGESGVRGEVATLSPVCGDGITGPTQQCEAADDAACPGLCSAACACVIPANCGNGTVEAPEQCDDNNNTNGDGCSATCQLENASAICAGIPTSSGTGVTAEFVASFSFPIHATAPPLDPSRLFVVEREGYIRIVNLADDSVRPTPFLDIHTMTTTDGERGLLSMAFDPDYRTNHRFYIDYTNNSGDTTIARYETSSGDPNVADPSTAKILIVITQPFSNHNGGQLAFGPDGYLYCGMGDGGSGGDPFGNGQSDTTLLGKMLRFDVHVDSPPYYAVPATNPHYTDGSDPLQLIWAKGTRNPWRFSFDRSTGDLVIGDVGQDTEEEIDFQPAGDAGGENYGWNLFEGNQCYSPPCPPPAGFTFPIYTYDHSGSSAAITGGFVYRGCAMPDLRGTYFFSDSEREFIDTIRIAGGAATAFQDRTSDLTSTGASFAAVVSFGEDARGEVYIVDAFTGVYRIVHH from the coding sequence ATGCTTGTGACCCTGGGCGACGCGACGTCGGCGCTGGCGGACACCGCTGCCGATCGCTGCGCCGGCGCCAAGGAAAAAGCGGCCGGACGTTACGGGCTCGGGCTGCTGCAATGCCAGTCGGCCGCAACCCGCGCCAATACGACCGTCAGCATCGACTGCACGTCGAAGGCGTCTGGCAAGCTCACGACGTCGTTCGGCAAGGCCGAGACCGCCGGCGGCTGCGTGACCAGCAGCGATTCGGGAACGATCGCAACGGCCGTCGGCAATGACGTGCAGGCGATCGTCTCGGCGCTGGCTCCCGATGACAACGATGCCGCGCGCCAGTGCGCGGCGACCAAGATGAAGGCTGCCGGCAAGCAGTACGGCGGCCGCTTGTCATGCTACTCCAAGGGCGCGCTGCAAAGCAGCGGCCCGTCGATCGATTGCCTCGGCGCGACGAGCGAAAAGCTCACGTCCGTGTTCTCCAAGGCCGACAATCACGGCGGCTGCACCGCCGTCGGCGACTCGGACTTGATCGAGGGACTCGGCGAAAGCGGCGTACGCGGCGAGGTCGCGACGCTGTCGCCGGTTTGCGGCGACGGGATCACCGGACCGACCCAGCAGTGCGAGGCGGCCGACGATGCGGCGTGCCCGGGCCTCTGTTCGGCCGCCTGCGCCTGCGTGATTCCTGCGAACTGCGGCAACGGCACCGTCGAGGCGCCCGAGCAGTGCGACGACAACAACAACACGAACGGCGACGGGTGCTCCGCGACGTGCCAGCTCGAGAACGCGAGCGCGATCTGCGCCGGAATCCCTACGTCTTCGGGCACCGGCGTCACGGCCGAGTTCGTCGCGAGCTTCTCGTTCCCGATCCATGCGACCGCGCCGCCGCTCGACCCGTCGCGACTGTTCGTCGTCGAGCGCGAGGGCTACATCCGCATCGTCAATCTTGCCGACGATTCGGTTCGTCCGACGCCGTTCCTCGACATCCACACGATGACGACGACCGACGGCGAGCGCGGGCTGCTCAGCATGGCGTTCGACCCCGACTACCGCACCAACCACCGCTTCTACATCGACTACACGAACAACAGCGGCGACACGACGATCGCACGCTACGAGACCAGCAGCGGTGATCCGAACGTTGCCGACCCTTCCACGGCCAAGATCCTGATCGTGATCACGCAGCCGTTCTCGAACCACAACGGCGGCCAGCTCGCGTTCGGTCCCGACGGATACCTGTATTGCGGGATGGGAGACGGTGGGAGCGGCGGCGATCCTTTCGGCAACGGGCAGAGCGATACGACGCTTCTCGGCAAGATGCTGCGTTTCGACGTGCACGTGGACTCTCCGCCGTACTACGCGGTGCCGGCGACCAATCCCCACTACACCGACGGCAGCGATCCGCTCCAGCTCATCTGGGCCAAGGGCACGCGCAATCCGTGGCGCTTCAGCTTCGACCGTTCCACCGGCGACCTCGTGATCGGCGACGTCGGCCAGGACACCGAAGAGGAAATCGACTTCCAGCCGGCGGGCGATGCGGGCGGCGAGAACTACGGCTGGAACCTGTTCGAAGGAAACCAGTGCTACAGCCCGCCGTGCCCGCCGCCGGCGGGGTTCACGTTCCCGATCTACACGTACGACCACTCCGGCAGCAGCGCCGCGATCACCGGCGGCTTCGTCTATCGCGGCTGCGCGATGCCGGATCTTCGCGGAACGTATTTCTTCTCGGATTCCGAGCGCGAGTTCATCGATACGATCAGGATCGCCGGCGGCGCGGCGACGGCCTTCCAGGATCGCACGAGCGACCTGACGTCCACCGGCGCGAGCTTCGCGGCAGTGGTCTCGTTCGGCGAAGACGCGCGCGGCGAAGTCTACATCGTCGATGCGTTCACCGGAGTGTACCGCATCGTGCACCACTGA